In a genomic window of Dyadobacter fermentans DSM 18053:
- a CDS encoding GLPGLI family protein, with protein MGRFGFVALMILVSGFAMSQGKESTPVPYDVTCSFQLTFFPDSTNTGAKTETFLLFFNQEQSLFKSRNRFLSDSAIVASERSQNRRDLMSFLQSHRTDFNFNIVKKGCNAVHTTDQIHHNYFTYPETAGHLQWTLTQDTMTITGYPAQRATTAFGGRKWDAWFTEAVPVSEGPYKFCGLPGLIIRLTDSRKQYDFVLNGLTQSRRELAGQMPQSVKTDKRTFIKKQQEYRANPIGVAEQSGVVFTSGRSEIAQRVQQKIKSDNNPIEFFPN; from the coding sequence ATGGGACGATTCGGTTTTGTCGCATTAATGATACTTGTTTCCGGCTTTGCAATGAGCCAGGGCAAAGAATCCACGCCGGTTCCTTACGACGTTACCTGTTCTTTCCAGCTCACATTTTTCCCGGACAGCACCAATACCGGTGCCAAAACGGAGACGTTTCTGCTATTTTTCAACCAGGAGCAATCCCTGTTCAAGAGCAGAAACCGATTCCTGTCCGACTCGGCGATCGTGGCCAGTGAGCGTAGCCAAAACCGCCGGGATTTGATGTCGTTCCTGCAATCGCACCGGACGGACTTCAATTTCAACATCGTCAAAAAAGGCTGCAACGCCGTCCATACAACCGACCAGATCCACCACAACTATTTTACCTATCCGGAAACCGCGGGACATTTGCAATGGACTTTAACCCAGGACACTATGACCATTACCGGCTATCCGGCCCAACGGGCCACGACGGCATTCGGCGGGCGAAAATGGGACGCCTGGTTTACAGAGGCCGTGCCTGTCAGCGAAGGGCCATACAAGTTTTGCGGGCTGCCCGGCCTGATCATCCGCCTCACCGATTCGCGAAAGCAGTACGATTTTGTATTGAATGGCTTGACGCAGTCGCGGCGCGAGCTGGCCGGACAGATGCCCCAATCGGTAAAAACCGACAAGCGCACATTCATTAAAAAGCAGCAGGAATACCGTGCAAATCCCATCGGCGTCGCCGAGCAGTCGGGTGTGGTGTTTACATCGGGCCGAAGCGAAATAGCCCAGCGGGTGCAGCAAAAGATCAAATCCGACAACAACCCAATTGAGTTTTTCCCCAATTGA
- a CDS encoding SulP family inorganic anion transporter gives MQAYLNLFDFKQKVNYKNEILAGLTVAMTMMPESLSFAILAGFPPLVGLYAAFIMGLVTAVFGGRPGLISGGAGATAVVLVALMQSHGIEYVFAAVALAGVTQIVIGVFRLAKFIRLVPQPVMYGFVNGLAVIIFMSQLNQFKESGSDGAAWLTGGPLLTMAALVALTILTIIVVPRFTKAVPASLVAIIIVFAVVLGFGIETKTVSDIASVAGGFPPFHVPAIPFDLETLRIVAPYALIMAAVGLTEGLLTLNLVDEITGTKGNGNRECVAQGGANLLNGFFYGMGGCPMIAQTLVNLGSGARARLSGIIAALTILCVVLFGAPVIGRLPIAALTGVMIMVAVGTFEWASFRIINKMPRQDVFVGMLVAAITIFLHNLALAVLIGVIISALVFAWESARRIRARKYIDEHGVKHYEIYGPLFFASVSAFNEKFDVAADPARVVIDFRESRIADMSAIEAINKLTGRYRAAGKELHLKHLSEDCRKLLKNAEAVIDINLIEDPVYNVATER, from the coding sequence GTGCAGGCATATTTAAATCTGTTTGATTTCAAACAAAAAGTCAATTACAAAAACGAAATTCTCGCCGGTCTGACAGTGGCTATGACCATGATGCCCGAATCGTTGTCATTTGCCATCCTGGCCGGCTTCCCGCCGCTGGTGGGGCTTTACGCGGCATTTATCATGGGATTGGTGACGGCCGTGTTTGGCGGCAGGCCCGGGCTGATTTCCGGCGGCGCGGGTGCCACGGCGGTGGTGCTGGTGGCGCTCATGCAAAGCCACGGGATCGAATATGTGTTCGCGGCCGTGGCGCTGGCCGGGGTTACCCAAATCGTGATCGGGGTTTTCCGGCTGGCAAAGTTCATTCGCCTGGTGCCGCAGCCGGTCATGTATGGGTTTGTGAATGGCCTCGCGGTGATCATTTTTATGTCGCAGCTCAACCAGTTTAAAGAATCGGGCAGCGATGGTGCGGCATGGCTTACGGGCGGGCCGCTACTGACGATGGCGGCACTGGTGGCGCTTACAATTCTGACGATCATCGTCGTTCCGCGGTTTACAAAGGCGGTACCGGCGTCGCTGGTGGCCATTATCATCGTATTCGCCGTTGTGCTGGGGTTTGGGATTGAAACAAAAACGGTAAGCGATATCGCGTCGGTGGCCGGGGGCTTCCCGCCATTCCACGTGCCGGCTATCCCGTTCGACCTCGAAACGCTGCGCATTGTGGCGCCTTATGCGCTGATTATGGCGGCGGTGGGACTGACGGAAGGCTTGCTGACCCTTAACCTGGTGGACGAGATCACCGGCACCAAAGGCAACGGCAACCGCGAATGCGTGGCGCAGGGCGGGGCCAATCTGCTGAACGGCTTCTTTTACGGAATGGGCGGCTGCCCGATGATCGCCCAAACGCTCGTGAACCTCGGCTCTGGTGCCAGGGCACGGCTGTCGGGCATTATCGCCGCGCTCACGATCCTTTGCGTGGTATTATTCGGTGCGCCCGTTATCGGGCGCTTGCCGATAGCGGCGTTAACGGGCGTGATGATCATGGTGGCCGTGGGCACATTTGAGTGGGCGAGCTTCCGCATTATCAATAAAATGCCGCGGCAGGATGTGTTCGTCGGGATGCTGGTCGCTGCGATCACCATTTTCCTGCACAACCTCGCCCTGGCCGTGCTGATCGGAGTGATCATATCCGCGCTTGTGTTTGCCTGGGAAAGCGCCCGGCGGATCAGGGCGAGGAAGTATATCGATGAACACGGCGTGAAACACTACGAAATTTACGGTCCGCTCTTCTTCGCCTCCGTTTCGGCATTTAATGAAAAATTCGATGTTGCCGCCGACCCTGCACGCGTGGTCATCGACTTCCGGGAGAGCAGGATTGCGGACATGTCGGCCATCGAAGCCATCAACAAGCTCACCGGGCGCTACCGCGCGGCAGGCAAAGAGCTCCATTTGAAACACCTCAGCGAAGATTGCCGCAAGCTCCTCAAAAACGCCGAAGCCGTGATTGACATTAACCTTATAGAAGACCCTGTTTACAATGTAGCGACCGAGCGGTAG
- a CDS encoding universal stress protein produces the protein MTNNPQPFRILVPCDYSEASRQALDACAKFEWHVPVEVFILTVDDPMRAAGAFAESHLAEWLNAFPATMQVRLLQERGRFVTVVLDAVATQGIDLVVVGTRGARGWEGVFMGSHAERIVRVSPVPVLAIQRSPRFAGLRNIVVPIDIDRDPAEMQAFLTELGEWFSGRFYLLYINTDPAVTRQAASELLAAYDRKLGLSNCVNAVVHAEDVVDEILKYASLVGADMIAMGTLGDPDPAHMFRPSIAADVVNHGRIPVLAYPLRHRRSIAS, from the coding sequence ATGACCAATAACCCCCAACCGTTCCGCATTCTCGTTCCCTGCGACTATTCCGAAGCTTCCCGCCAGGCGCTCGACGCCTGTGCAAAATTCGAATGGCATGTGCCGGTTGAAGTGTTTATCCTCACCGTCGACGACCCGATGCGCGCAGCAGGGGCATTTGCCGAAAGTCACCTTGCGGAATGGCTTAATGCCTTTCCCGCTACCATGCAGGTCCGCCTGTTGCAGGAGCGCGGCCGGTTCGTGACCGTCGTGCTCGACGCCGTTGCCACGCAAGGCATTGATCTCGTGGTGGTTGGAACGCGCGGTGCCCGGGGTTGGGAAGGGGTGTTTATGGGCTCCCACGCCGAGCGGATCGTGCGCGTATCCCCGGTTCCGGTGCTTGCCATCCAGCGCAGCCCGCGCTTTGCAGGGCTGCGGAACATCGTCGTGCCGATCGATATCGATCGCGATCCGGCGGAAATGCAGGCGTTTTTAACCGAGCTGGGCGAATGGTTCAGCGGCCGTTTTTATCTCTTGTATATCAACACCGACCCGGCCGTAACCCGGCAGGCCGCCTCCGAGCTGCTTGCAGCATACGACAGGAAGCTCGGGCTCAGCAATTGTGTCAATGCGGTGGTGCACGCGGAAGACGTGGTGGACGAAATACTGAAATACGCGAGCCTGGTGGGCGCGGATATGATTGCCATGGGCACGCTGGGTGACCCCGATCCGGCGCATATGTTCCGCCCGAGTATCGCGGCCGATGTTGTGAATCACGGCCGGATACCCGTTTTGGCCTATCCGCTGAGGCACCGGCGATCTATTGCGTCCTGA
- a CDS encoding TonB-dependent receptor, translating into MKIGIAQRIIPALILLLQIGCFRAYAQATISGKVQDEHGTPIPNANIAIIQKNNTISAFTFSANDGSFTLKISVVADTLTIKATRLGFDARLFIVANKTQPVQLVLKESALKLQELTVKAPPVIIRKDTIDYQVSAFRTEADRTISDVIKRMPGIEVKENGQILYQGNPIGKYYINGLDLLEGRYNLANENLPADAVRKVQVMENDQPIKILKSNAFSDKASLNIQLKKVTTTGSARAGAGLSPALWDVNATPMIFNRSFQAIASVQSNNAGTDLYRQLDVLTKTTQISIPAPVTGIQPLNPPQISPDRWLDNRSHLASFNLIKKTKDQTELKLGLGLRDEMQRQAGRNHTRLLTPAGVIEIDERITNRADTRSLNAHLTIEKNTDRLFLKSNASGQFGQLSGLGDVSRNLLPTNQKLKNDHTQLQNSLAIITHAGKQLLNIHSQTVYYRRPETLLVRPGVFDALFNAGKSLESISQNATTAEFDTRNSVSFTRKLSAVAITPMAGVNFREHRFDSAIGTSAGDSAGTHGHPFRNDLKYAQFTSFAQIGGYYESSKWQVELTLPFRMHTFRVSDFVQNSFQKQHRPAFEPSLAVRYRLTEYTDLTSGVNYAYDFGNPSQVYSGFIIRSYRNVQRTNGTIPQNRILMGRIGINYKNPLSLVFLNMAGSVLRIQNNLQYRTGIDSAGAAELTYILNDNVQLSKNVHLGVGKYFGAIKTSLKLNGDAGFSRSEQIVTDRTVTVRNRNYRVGLSASTLFSTYLGVDLSGNASFFRNAVAAQRSAATALTQLQLGIDIYPAAAHALRVDAEQYATRGSARQNQFYLNLRYRYTFGKRKIDLEIRGTNLTNAQSYLSIVNSAFTIAESSFRLRPRQGMIAVRIPF; encoded by the coding sequence TTGAAGATCGGAATAGCCCAGCGAATCATCCCGGCCCTGATTCTCCTCTTGCAAATCGGGTGCTTCCGCGCCTACGCCCAAGCGACGATTTCGGGCAAGGTGCAGGACGAGCACGGCACGCCGATTCCCAATGCGAACATTGCGATTATTCAGAAAAACAATACGATTTCAGCCTTCACATTCAGCGCTAATGATGGGAGTTTTACATTAAAAATTTCCGTGGTGGCCGATACGCTCACGATCAAGGCCACACGCCTGGGTTTCGATGCGCGATTGTTCATAGTCGCAAACAAAACGCAGCCGGTACAACTGGTTTTGAAGGAAAGTGCATTAAAACTTCAAGAACTGACCGTGAAAGCACCGCCGGTGATTATACGGAAGGACACGATCGACTACCAGGTAAGCGCGTTCCGCACGGAGGCCGACCGGACCATTTCGGACGTGATCAAACGCATGCCCGGCATTGAGGTGAAGGAAAACGGCCAGATACTCTATCAGGGAAATCCGATCGGGAAGTATTACATCAACGGCCTCGATTTGCTGGAAGGCCGGTACAATCTCGCGAATGAGAACCTCCCGGCCGACGCCGTGAGAAAAGTGCAGGTAATGGAGAACGACCAGCCGATTAAAATCCTGAAATCCAATGCATTTTCCGACAAAGCGTCATTGAACATACAGCTAAAAAAAGTCACCACCACCGGCAGCGCGCGGGCGGGCGCAGGACTGAGCCCGGCATTGTGGGATGTGAATGCAACGCCGATGATCTTCAACCGGAGCTTCCAGGCGATCGCGAGCGTGCAAAGCAATAATGCAGGGACGGACCTTTACAGGCAACTGGATGTATTGACGAAAACAACCCAAATCAGCATTCCCGCGCCGGTAACGGGCATTCAGCCACTCAATCCCCCCCAGATCAGCCCCGATCGCTGGCTCGACAACCGTTCGCACCTCGCCTCATTCAACCTGATTAAAAAAACAAAAGACCAGACCGAACTGAAACTGGGCCTGGGCCTGCGGGATGAAATGCAGCGGCAGGCCGGCAGGAACCATACCAGGCTGCTAACACCCGCCGGCGTGATCGAAATAGACGAACGGATCACCAACCGCGCCGATACCCGGTCGCTGAATGCCCATTTGACCATTGAAAAAAATACGGACCGGCTTTTTCTGAAAAGCAATGCGAGCGGGCAGTTCGGGCAACTGAGCGGCCTCGGCGATGTGAGCAGGAACCTGCTTCCCACCAACCAGAAACTGAAAAACGACCACACGCAGCTGCAAAACAGCCTTGCCATTATCACCCATGCGGGAAAACAGCTGCTGAATATCCATTCGCAAACAGTCTATTACCGGCGACCGGAAACGCTGCTCGTACGCCCCGGCGTTTTCGATGCGCTTTTCAATGCGGGTAAAAGCCTCGAATCTATTTCCCAAAATGCAACCACTGCGGAATTCGACACCCGGAACTCCGTCAGCTTTACCCGGAAACTGTCGGCGGTAGCCATTACGCCAATGGCGGGCGTAAATTTCCGGGAACATCGGTTCGACAGCGCAATCGGTACCAGCGCGGGCGATAGCGCTGGCACGCACGGCCACCCATTCCGAAACGACCTGAAATATGCGCAGTTCACGTCATTTGCACAAATCGGCGGCTATTATGAATCTTCAAAATGGCAGGTAGAACTGACGCTGCCCTTCCGAATGCATACGTTCAGGGTGTCGGATTTTGTTCAAAACAGCTTTCAGAAGCAGCATCGGCCTGCATTCGAGCCTTCGCTGGCGGTGCGCTACCGGCTGACGGAATACACAGACCTCACGTCGGGCGTGAACTATGCCTACGATTTCGGGAATCCATCGCAGGTGTACAGCGGCTTCATTATAAGATCGTACCGCAATGTGCAGCGAACCAACGGCACCATTCCGCAGAACAGGATACTGATGGGAAGAATTGGGATAAACTATAAAAACCCGCTTTCGCTCGTGTTCCTCAACATGGCCGGTTCGGTGCTGCGGATACAGAACAATCTGCAATACCGCACCGGTATCGACTCCGCGGGTGCCGCTGAACTTACCTATATTCTCAATGACAATGTCCAGCTTTCCAAAAATGTCCATCTGGGCGTAGGAAAGTATTTTGGCGCAATCAAAACCTCACTGAAACTGAATGGCGACGCCGGATTCTCCCGCTCCGAACAGATCGTGACCGACCGCACGGTTACCGTCCGCAACCGGAACTACCGTGTGGGGCTCTCAGCCTCTACCCTGTTCTCGACGTATCTCGGCGTCGACCTGTCGGGCAATGCGAGCTTTTTCCGCAATGCCGTTGCCGCTCAGCGCAGCGCAGCGACGGCACTCACGCAGCTGCAACTGGGTATTGACATCTACCCGGCCGCAGCACACGCATTACGCGTGGACGCCGAGCAATATGCCACCCGGGGAAGCGCGCGGCAAAATCAGTTTTATCTCAACCTCCGCTACCGTTACACTTTCGGCAAAAGAAAGATCGATCTCGAAATCAGGGGCACTAATCTGACGAACGCGCAAAGCTACCTTTCGATCGTCAATTCCGCATTCACGATCGCGGAAAGCAGCTTCCGCCTCCGGCCGCGGCAGGGGATGATTGCGGTTAGGATTCCGTTTTGA
- a CDS encoding ABC transporter permease gives MLAHYLTLSLRRMWRQRQVNLIRVVSLALGLASGLVIFLVVNYMFSFDRHHPHMNRSYWVVTDIKKENVMQTDAAPRPLAEVLRRDYPFVESATRLETVFGWTISVPAAKAGAEKKFNEARNVCFAEPQYFNHFLVEWVSGNPATALSSPNTVVISERYARKYFDNADPMGRTLRLDNRAELTVTGIIKNPPANTQLRYDVLISYATIPGLEQNGTMQDWEGLQSMCFVLLRDGTNPAKLTTTLEEIRKKNLPAARAAQFAYHMLPLADLNHERSGMAPRPVLYALIAVGLLLVLAACVNYINLATAQALQRAREVGLRKVVGSTQFQLIRQFLLETALLTVFAVIVSLVLVQLAMPLVNGTLAKQVDMLHPDISILDLFQPGGLKWFLALVAGVIVLAGLYPAWVLSRFSPTKAITGQLTTQTVGGFTIRRTLITGQFVLSQLFLIIVLVISAQLKYMQKVDWGFDHDRKLTVWLSRSTPAPFDQLRNGWLQLPGVEKVTYASDPPASPYNRPVPFSYHIPSRPEAFETRLRAADEQYLKTFGLALVAGRNFRATDTTAREVLVNETLVRQLGVSSADAIVGKTMRVKDEDRVIVGVVKDFRSGDLHQPVMPVTLVHDLRHTTMAVLTLSPNYPASTLKTIEAVWDETMPRQVYKADHLNDLLASFLNMERLLAGFVQAFACIAMAMSCLGLYGLVTFMAEGRAKEIGVRRVLGAKTRQLLWIFGKEFGRLILIGFLVAAPLGWWLTNGWLQQYAHRIPTNTWSLAATLGITVLITAATVLGHALKAAMRNPVEYFRTQ, from the coding sequence ATGCTCGCACATTATCTCACTCTCTCCCTCCGCCGCATGTGGCGGCAGCGCCAGGTTAATCTGATACGCGTCGTAAGCCTTGCACTCGGGCTTGCCAGCGGATTGGTGATTTTCCTGGTGGTGAACTACATGTTCAGCTTCGATCGCCACCATCCGCACATGAACCGGTCGTACTGGGTGGTGACCGACATTAAAAAGGAGAACGTCATGCAAACCGACGCCGCGCCCCGCCCGCTGGCGGAAGTGCTTCGGCGCGACTACCCGTTCGTGGAAAGTGCCACAAGGCTCGAAACCGTTTTCGGATGGACGATCAGCGTCCCGGCCGCGAAAGCCGGGGCGGAGAAGAAGTTCAACGAAGCCCGGAATGTGTGTTTCGCTGAACCTCAGTATTTCAATCATTTCCTGGTCGAATGGGTGTCCGGCAACCCTGCCACCGCCCTATCGTCGCCGAATACGGTCGTGATTAGCGAGCGGTATGCCCGCAAATACTTCGATAACGCCGATCCGATGGGCCGGACATTGCGGCTGGACAACCGCGCTGAGCTTACCGTAACCGGCATTATCAAAAATCCGCCTGCCAACACCCAGCTGCGTTACGATGTGCTGATATCCTATGCCACCATTCCCGGTTTGGAGCAGAATGGGACCATGCAGGATTGGGAAGGCCTGCAAAGCATGTGCTTCGTGCTGCTGCGCGACGGCACCAACCCGGCGAAGCTGACAACCACATTGGAAGAAATCCGCAAAAAGAACCTTCCCGCTGCGCGAGCGGCGCAGTTTGCCTACCACATGCTGCCCCTCGCCGACCTCAACCACGAGCGCAGCGGCATGGCGCCCCGCCCGGTTTTATATGCGCTGATCGCCGTGGGGCTGCTCCTCGTGCTGGCTGCGTGCGTCAATTACATTAACCTCGCCACCGCCCAGGCATTGCAGCGGGCCAGAGAGGTAGGGTTGCGCAAGGTGGTCGGCAGCACCCAGTTTCAGCTCATCAGGCAATTTTTGCTTGAAACTGCATTGCTTACCGTGTTTGCGGTGATTGTATCCCTCGTGCTGGTGCAGCTGGCCATGCCGCTGGTGAATGGTACGCTCGCCAAACAGGTAGATATGCTGCATCCGGACATTTCCATCCTGGATTTGTTTCAGCCAGGGGGACTGAAATGGTTCTTGGCATTGGTGGCCGGCGTGATCGTGCTTGCGGGATTGTACCCGGCCTGGGTACTGTCCAGGTTTAGCCCTACCAAAGCCATTACCGGTCAGCTGACGACGCAAACAGTCGGTGGATTCACCATCAGGCGGACGCTCATCACCGGGCAATTCGTACTCTCACAGCTTTTTCTGATCATCGTCCTCGTCATTTCCGCTCAGCTGAAATACATGCAAAAGGTAGATTGGGGTTTTGATCACGACCGGAAACTGACCGTCTGGCTTTCACGCTCCACTCCTGCCCCGTTTGATCAGCTGCGTAACGGCTGGTTGCAGCTGCCCGGCGTCGAAAAAGTTACTTATGCCAGCGATCCTCCGGCCTCCCCGTACAACCGCCCCGTTCCATTCAGTTACCACATTCCATCCAGGCCGGAAGCGTTCGAAACGCGCCTTCGCGCCGCCGATGAACAGTATTTGAAGACATTCGGACTGGCGCTCGTCGCGGGGCGCAATTTCCGGGCTACCGACACGACGGCCCGGGAGGTGCTGGTGAACGAAACGCTCGTCCGGCAATTGGGCGTCTCGTCTGCGGACGCCATTGTGGGCAAGACTATGCGGGTCAAAGACGAGGACCGCGTGATAGTGGGTGTTGTGAAAGATTTCCGGAGCGGCGATCTGCATCAGCCCGTCATGCCTGTTACCCTTGTGCACGACCTGCGGCATACGACCATGGCCGTGCTAACCTTGTCCCCCAACTACCCGGCTTCCACTTTAAAGACCATCGAGGCGGTATGGGACGAAACCATGCCCCGCCAGGTGTATAAGGCCGATCACCTGAACGACCTGCTGGCGTCGTTTCTGAACATGGAGCGGTTGCTGGCCGGATTTGTACAGGCATTTGCATGCATTGCCATGGCTATGAGCTGCCTGGGACTGTACGGATTGGTAACTTTTATGGCCGAGGGACGCGCCAAGGAGATTGGTGTGCGGCGGGTGCTGGGCGCAAAAACGCGGCAATTACTGTGGATATTCGGCAAAGAATTCGGCCGCCTGATCCTGATCGGCTTCCTGGTGGCTGCACCGCTTGGCTGGTGGCTTACCAACGGATGGTTGCAGCAGTACGCCCACAGGATTCCAACCAATACCTGGTCGCTGGCGGCAACGCTCGGCATTACCGTGCTCATTACGGCGGCAACCGTTCTCGGGCATGCGCTGAAAGCGGCCATGCGAAACCCTGTCGAGTATTTCAGGACGCAATAG